In a genomic window of Sulfoacidibacillus ferrooxidans:
- a CDS encoding Spo0E family sporulation regulatory protein-aspartic acid phosphatase — protein sequence MLIKRTVRHVVQRRIEFLRKKLIEMTEETGSFTDDNVICISRMLDRYIILYHKMKKRKKMQRV from the coding sequence TTGTTGATCAAGCGAACAGTCCGTCATGTCGTACAGAGACGAATTGAGTTTCTACGAAAAAAATTAATAGAGATGACAGAAGAAACAGGCAGTTTTACAGATGACAACGTCATATGCATTAGTCGTATGCTTGATCGCTATATCATTTTATACCATAAAATGAAGAAACGAAAAAAAATGCAGCGCGTATAA
- a CDS encoding cation:proton antiporter — MLTSIETLRFLLELILLLTVARGLGEIARKLGQPQVIGELLAGVVLGPSLFGWVLPSVYQSIFPNNEIQSLLIQVISELGVILLLLLSGIEVDIPLVKRKAKSAPIIAFGSLLVPFISGYGLAYIVPVSLIGQPSERPIFALFIATALSLSAIPVIVKILLDMDLMRRDIGQLTLATGIINDTVGWFLLSIVAGFATARVLPIESIAISIVGTLLYALFAFTLGYRMIRAFIRFVDDHFPHGNATLAAIFIMGLIGAAITQALHVEAFLGAFIIGVQLSRIPRVKRAAREQLETMTLGIFAPVFFAVAGLKVDLPALLTPELLLTLLAIILVASIGKFIGTYLGARSVGLPHWTAIALGSGMNARGAVEIIVATVGLQIGVLTISMYSMIVIMAVVTSIIAPPLLRWSLHRSPVDPQEEERLSQEGRKERSFLYGIQKMLVPIRDGRYAMMAAQVASHLAGERGMDATALHVRSSRDRTAQGATDTNTTITPTSTQVSWSMREISDADGVAKAILEEAKKDYDLLILGASARPSLTGLFGQVVDNIVQSAPCPTWVWRIPQQMTAIGDPQRILLPTTGVLGDRRVAELALAIARDTGATLIVLHVVNAYPLTDPFGVSVSDQIHWETAHAEAAMQFMEGLAQGVTVPIERKVMYSRGNAGDAITKFAIEQHCDMILLHAEQRFSGGELYCGNTVEQVLHVSDRPVAILFPPAVLL, encoded by the coding sequence ATGTTAACGTCCATTGAAACCCTCCGTTTTTTACTAGAACTGATCTTGCTATTAACAGTTGCTAGAGGGCTTGGCGAGATCGCACGCAAACTGGGGCAACCACAAGTGATTGGAGAATTGTTGGCAGGAGTGGTGCTTGGCCCATCGTTATTTGGATGGGTGCTACCCTCTGTGTATCAATCCATATTCCCAAATAATGAAATTCAATCGTTATTGATCCAAGTCATATCTGAACTCGGTGTCATCTTGCTGCTTCTGTTAAGTGGCATTGAAGTCGATATTCCTCTCGTAAAACGCAAAGCAAAATCAGCCCCCATCATCGCATTTGGAAGCTTACTCGTCCCATTTATCAGTGGATACGGCTTAGCGTATATTGTTCCGGTCTCTTTAATCGGTCAACCTTCAGAGCGCCCAATCTTTGCATTATTTATTGCGACTGCTCTATCGCTCTCTGCTATTCCAGTCATTGTGAAGATCCTCTTAGATATGGATTTGATGAGACGAGATATCGGTCAACTCACGCTCGCCACGGGCATCATCAATGATACCGTCGGTTGGTTCCTTTTATCCATTGTGGCTGGCTTTGCGACGGCGCGAGTCCTGCCCATTGAATCCATCGCCATCTCGATTGTTGGCACATTGCTGTATGCTCTTTTTGCCTTCACTCTTGGTTATCGGATGATCCGCGCCTTTATTCGCTTTGTGGACGATCATTTTCCGCATGGCAATGCTACGTTAGCGGCTATTTTTATCATGGGTCTTATCGGTGCAGCGATTACACAAGCTCTCCATGTTGAAGCTTTTTTAGGTGCCTTTATCATTGGTGTCCAATTATCGCGGATACCCCGTGTCAAAAGAGCCGCTCGGGAACAACTGGAGACGATGACATTAGGCATTTTCGCACCCGTGTTTTTCGCAGTAGCTGGTCTTAAAGTCGATCTGCCAGCACTATTGACACCAGAGTTATTGCTCACACTTCTCGCGATTATCCTTGTCGCTAGCATCGGCAAATTTATCGGAACCTACCTAGGTGCCCGCTCCGTAGGTCTGCCCCATTGGACCGCGATAGCACTTGGTTCGGGGATGAACGCCCGTGGTGCGGTGGAAATTATCGTCGCAACTGTGGGTCTGCAAATTGGCGTATTAACTATATCCATGTACTCTATGATTGTGATCATGGCTGTAGTGACTTCAATTATTGCGCCGCCACTGCTCCGCTGGTCACTCCATCGATCACCTGTAGATCCGCAAGAGGAGGAACGGCTTTCCCAAGAAGGTCGTAAGGAGCGTAGCTTTCTTTATGGCATTCAAAAAATGCTCGTCCCGATTCGCGATGGGCGTTACGCGATGATGGCAGCCCAAGTCGCAAGTCACCTTGCTGGAGAGCGTGGCATGGATGCGACTGCACTGCATGTGCGCTCTTCTAGAGATCGCACAGCACAGGGTGCGACGGATACTAACACGACGATCACACCCACTTCTACGCAAGTGTCCTGGAGTATGCGGGAGATATCGGATGCGGATGGAGTCGCAAAGGCGATACTCGAAGAGGCTAAAAAAGATTATGATCTTTTAATTTTAGGGGCTTCTGCACGTCCATCACTCACTGGACTCTTCGGACAGGTCGTCGACAATATCGTCCAATCTGCCCCCTGTCCAACATGGGTATGGCGCATCCCACAACAGATGACAGCTATCGGTGATCCACAACGGATTCTATTACCGACAACGGGAGTCCTTGGCGATCGACGAGTGGCCGAATTGGCGCTTGCTATTGCACGAGACACAGGGGCTACCTTGATTGTGCTTCATGTCGTCAATGCCTATCCATTAACAGATCCATTTGGGGTAAGCGTTAGCGATCAAATACACTGGGAGACAGCACACGCAGAGGCTGCCATGCAATTCATGGAAGGTCTTGCGCAAGGTGTAACCGTACCGATCGAACGCAAAGTCATGTATTCCCGTGGCAATGCTGGAGATGCCATCACCAAATTTGCCATCGAACAACATTGTGACATGATTCTCTTGCATGCTGAACAGCGTTTCTCGGGTGGCGAACTGTATTGTGGCAACACAGTAGAACAAGTTCTACACGTAAGCGATCGCCCTGTCGCCATTTTATTTCCACCAGCCGTTTTGTTATAG
- a CDS encoding MFS transporter: protein MDKQVAPQTMSAPVRDIGDLPLSKFVTRITILSAMGVFLDGYDLTILSVALLFITPHFHPAPQVLGLVGAAAVGGMFVGSLIVGNVTDRVGRRKMFLWDMAIFIIFSILAGLSQNMIELGIARFFLGVGIGADYPISGSLTAEFAPTKRRGLMLAMTIGFWQLGALFAYLVGLSMLDIGPDAWRYMLASGAIPAIIVMWLRHSVPESPRWLAIMGRQKEADQIVMDVAKSSHLTVELEATGTTGTTGTTNMGMRASNGGAFRQLFSPAVIRLTIFAALGWFLFDVGDYGSIVFTPTILKALKGTTVQSSVIASAFLPFVSMIAIIIMCFIVDKIGRKVIQASGFLVMGLVFILMAFSKPSFIVLFPLFLVVFAFMEGGPGQTTYIYAAEVFPTQIRATGHGFATAVSRLGALLGIFVFPIMIASIGLSSGLLLFGACALIGFVLTVWIAPEMNNQRLQDRV from the coding sequence ATGGATAAACAAGTTGCACCGCAAACTATGTCTGCACCTGTTAGGGACATTGGGGATCTGCCACTTAGCAAGTTTGTCACGAGAATCACAATTCTTTCTGCAATGGGTGTATTTCTAGATGGTTATGATTTGACTATTCTTTCTGTCGCGTTACTTTTTATTACCCCACATTTTCATCCTGCGCCACAAGTCTTAGGATTGGTAGGCGCTGCGGCAGTTGGTGGGATGTTTGTAGGATCACTGATTGTTGGTAATGTCACAGATCGCGTGGGAAGACGCAAAATGTTTTTGTGGGATATGGCAATATTTATTATTTTCTCTATTCTTGCTGGACTATCTCAAAATATGATTGAGTTGGGGATTGCTCGCTTTTTTCTTGGCGTTGGTATCGGTGCAGATTATCCTATTTCAGGGTCGTTAACTGCAGAGTTCGCACCTACTAAGCGGCGAGGTTTGATGCTTGCCATGACGATCGGATTTTGGCAATTAGGAGCGTTATTTGCTTATTTGGTAGGACTGTCGATGCTAGATATTGGACCAGATGCGTGGCGGTATATGTTAGCATCCGGTGCAATACCTGCTATTATCGTGATGTGGTTACGTCATTCAGTTCCTGAATCACCTCGTTGGTTAGCGATAATGGGGCGTCAAAAAGAAGCGGATCAGATTGTTATGGATGTAGCGAAAAGCTCACACCTTACGGTGGAACTGGAAGCAACAGGTACAACAGGTACAACAGGTACAACGAACATGGGGATGCGAGCTTCAAATGGAGGTGCATTTCGTCAGTTGTTTAGTCCTGCTGTCATTCGTTTGACGATCTTTGCAGCACTAGGATGGTTTTTATTTGATGTCGGTGATTATGGTTCGATTGTATTTACACCAACGATTCTCAAAGCATTAAAAGGAACGACGGTTCAATCTTCTGTGATTGCTTCTGCCTTTCTCCCGTTTGTCTCGATGATTGCTATTATTATTATGTGTTTTATTGTGGATAAAATTGGGCGTAAAGTGATTCAAGCGAGTGGTTTTTTAGTTATGGGTCTCGTATTTATATTGATGGCTTTTAGTAAGCCTAGTTTTATCGTTTTGTTTCCACTATTTTTGGTGGTGTTTGCGTTTATGGAAGGTGGCCCTGGTCAGACAACGTATATATATGCAGCTGAGGTATTTCCTACACAAATTCGCGCGACTGGACATGGTTTCGCTACAGCGGTGTCACGATTGGGTGCTTTACTCGGTATATTTGTATTTCCCATTATGATCGCATCCATTGGGCTTAGTAGTGGATTGTTATTATTTGGCGCATGTGCACTGATTGGATTTGTACTTACTGTATGGATCGCGCCTGAGATGAATAATCAGCGATTACAAGATCGAGTGTAA
- a CDS encoding ABC transporter permease yields the protein MSEQTITVPMTNNTVSERPSFMNRFWRLWSTRMGVLLFVALVLFSFVGPLIYTKSAIEPHVLDTVMSPSARFPLGTDSLGHNVLAQLMLGGQSSLEVGFLSAIVSMVFGTFYGMVAAMLGGWVDAVMMRVVDAMMTIPSIFILLFLNAVFRPNLFLMVFVLASTSWLGVSRLVRGEVLVIKNQLYLEAAHAIGTRTWRIMMRYMVPNFLGTVLVASTLSVADAILAMAGLSFLGLGLPPPTPNWGGMLSDGLNYMFQNGWWMLYPPGIMILLSQVSINLIGDGLRGAIETRQA from the coding sequence ATGAGCGAGCAGACGATTACAGTACCTATGACAAATAATACAGTCTCTGAACGCCCCAGCTTCATGAATCGGTTTTGGCGCTTGTGGTCTACGAGGATGGGCGTATTGTTGTTTGTAGCTCTCGTTCTTTTTTCTTTTGTCGGTCCGCTCATCTATACGAAGAGTGCGATTGAACCGCATGTGTTAGATACTGTGATGTCACCTTCAGCACGGTTTCCACTTGGCACAGATAGCTTGGGTCATAATGTTTTAGCGCAGCTTATGTTAGGTGGACAATCTTCGCTTGAAGTTGGCTTTTTATCGGCTATTGTGTCGATGGTATTTGGCACGTTTTATGGTATGGTTGCCGCCATGCTTGGCGGTTGGGTGGATGCTGTGATGATGCGTGTAGTTGACGCGATGATGACAATCCCTAGTATTTTTATTTTGTTGTTTCTAAATGCTGTTTTTCGACCCAATCTATTTTTGATGGTCTTTGTACTTGCTTCGACTTCTTGGCTTGGAGTGAGTCGTCTAGTACGCGGTGAAGTTTTAGTGATTAAAAATCAACTATATCTTGAGGCTGCACATGCGATTGGAACTCGAACTTGGCGTATCATGATGCGCTATATGGTGCCAAACTTTCTTGGTACGGTATTAGTTGCATCAACACTGAGTGTTGCTGATGCGATTTTAGCTATGGCTGGGCTTAGCTTTTTAGGTTTAGGATTACCACCACCGACTCCGAACTGGGGCGGCATGCTAAGTGATGGCTTGAATTATATGTTTCAAAATGGATGGTGGATGCTGTATCCGCCTGGCATTATGATCTTGCTGTCTCAGGTCTCAATTAACTTGATTGGTGACGGATTGCGGGGCGCAATTGAAACTCGTCAGGCGTAA
- a CDS encoding MFS transporter: MEGSDRTVASGQAVDFNQIPMNRFIRRLTFLSAMGLFLDGYDLTIISVALLFVKSQFQPSPYMVGLVGSAAVVGMLLGSLIFGNLTDRFGRRTMYLLDLLFFVVFSILAACSQNMVELILFRFLLGIGLGADYPISSTLTAEFAPTRKRGVLMVTTIGFWTVGAIVSYLVSLLLLQTGPDAWRFMLASGAIPALLVMWGRRTIPESPRWLIAKGETAKGMAVADQIATDAGVRLNHQDNAGMPTQTGSGRASFARLFQKDILRMTIFASLTWFLFDVGNYATIVFTPTIFKAIKGSTITSSVLASTALQAIGLVGIAIVWLLVDRWGRKRLQVWGFLGLGIIFIVTGLLHQPSFSLFLSLFLILSIVDQGPGQLTYVYAGEVFPTTVRATGHGVATASSRVGALLGILVLPIFMAHVGLSAALIVFGILDLIGMGLTLWLAPEPKGKDLPNG, from the coding sequence TTGGAAGGCTCAGATCGCACAGTTGCAAGTGGTCAAGCGGTCGATTTTAACCAAATTCCGATGAATCGGTTTATTCGTCGCTTAACGTTTCTATCTGCAATGGGTTTATTTCTTGATGGATATGATTTGACGATTATCTCTGTTGCCCTTCTTTTTGTTAAGTCACAATTTCAACCATCACCCTATATGGTTGGTTTAGTAGGGTCGGCTGCAGTGGTAGGCATGTTATTAGGATCTCTCATCTTTGGTAATTTGACCGATCGTTTTGGACGGCGAACGATGTATTTATTAGATCTGCTATTTTTTGTTGTGTTTAGTATTTTAGCTGCATGTTCGCAAAATATGGTTGAACTTATTCTCTTTCGTTTTCTTTTAGGCATTGGACTTGGTGCGGATTATCCGATCTCATCCACACTAACAGCAGAGTTTGCACCCACACGTAAACGGGGTGTCCTGATGGTGACGACGATTGGATTTTGGACCGTAGGTGCGATCGTGTCCTATTTAGTCAGTTTGTTATTGTTACAAACAGGTCCAGATGCCTGGCGCTTTATGCTAGCATCGGGTGCTATTCCAGCCTTGTTAGTCATGTGGGGGCGTCGCACGATACCTGAATCACCCCGCTGGTTGATCGCTAAAGGTGAGACTGCGAAAGGTATGGCCGTGGCTGATCAAATCGCAACAGATGCAGGAGTCCGTCTTAATCATCAAGACAATGCGGGTATGCCTACGCAAACGGGGAGTGGGCGAGCATCATTTGCACGATTATTTCAAAAAGATATACTGCGAATGACGATCTTTGCATCGCTTACGTGGTTTTTGTTTGACGTAGGCAATTATGCGACCATCGTGTTCACTCCCACTATTTTCAAGGCAATCAAAGGATCTACGATCACCTCTTCTGTTCTTGCGTCGACTGCTTTGCAAGCAATTGGACTGGTGGGCATTGCCATTGTATGGCTCCTAGTCGATCGCTGGGGACGAAAACGACTGCAAGTATGGGGTTTTTTGGGGCTTGGTATCATCTTTATCGTGACTGGTCTCTTGCATCAACCAAGTTTCTCCTTGTTTTTAAGTTTATTTCTCATTCTGTCGATCGTCGATCAGGGACCTGGACAATTGACATACGTCTATGCAGGCGAAGTTTTCCCGACCACAGTCCGTGCAACGGGACATGGCGTTGCCACAGCTTCTTCGCGTGTCGGGGCGCTATTGGGAATTTTAGTATTGCCCATCTTTATGGCGCATGTTGGGCTATCAGCAGCATTAATTGTATTTGGCATCTTAGATCTTATAGGTATGGGGCTAACCTTGTGGCTTGCACCAGAACCAAAAGGTAAAGATTTACCAAACGGGTAG
- a CDS encoding MFS transporter, producing the protein MSLSYLLAFMQRTGPGVISNTLQRQFHVTAAVLGTLSSIQYFLYMVMQIPVGISGDKFGPERLLAVGVLLDGTGTVIFSLAHTFAWLLAGRAIVGLGDSLIWVNIVLILGRYFKPQVFGTMLAVTSTAGNFGALLTTIPFAALTMAIGWRLPFFSLGIAMVVVAALNYVVLRYAKSHLLPKNELHMERTPVRATLHVVVKDRNAWATFACHFGAVGTYIGFMGLWAVPYIIDTYHLSEMGSTVFTLIAFIGALIGSPLAGMISDRLGSRKRPYIVTQVLTTLAWLSVPLFGGKPPLIVVGIAFGLIGLGSGASLLTFAVVRDQTPKRRVGITSGFANTGGFLSAVLLPVLYGTVLDMVGGNGRQSTGAHPHAFSFALAFLVPTLFSAIGVVGSLSIKERHAFGEQDELESDVDPSTGRV; encoded by the coding sequence GTGAGTCTATCCTATCTTCTGGCATTTATGCAGCGAACGGGGCCTGGTGTGATTAGCAACACACTGCAGCGGCAGTTTCATGTGACGGCGGCGGTGCTTGGCACGCTGTCGTCTATTCAGTATTTTTTGTATATGGTCATGCAGATTCCTGTTGGCATATCTGGCGATAAATTCGGTCCTGAGCGCCTACTTGCTGTGGGTGTGCTGCTTGATGGGACAGGTACGGTTATTTTTTCGCTTGCGCACACGTTTGCTTGGCTTTTAGCAGGACGTGCGATTGTGGGATTGGGAGATTCACTCATTTGGGTGAATATTGTGTTGATATTGGGGCGGTATTTTAAGCCTCAGGTATTTGGAACCATGCTAGCTGTCACATCGACGGCAGGAAACTTCGGAGCACTCTTGACGACCATTCCTTTTGCTGCACTCACGATGGCGATCGGTTGGAGATTGCCATTTTTCTCTTTAGGTATCGCGATGGTCGTGGTTGCTGCACTCAATTATGTTGTGCTTCGATACGCTAAGTCACATCTTCTCCCAAAGAATGAACTGCACATGGAGCGGACGCCTGTGCGCGCGACGTTGCACGTAGTTGTGAAAGATCGAAACGCGTGGGCGACATTTGCTTGTCACTTTGGGGCTGTGGGTACCTATATAGGATTCATGGGACTGTGGGCAGTGCCATATATTATCGACACGTATCACTTATCTGAAATGGGTTCGACCGTGTTTACCTTAATCGCGTTTATCGGAGCTCTCATTGGGTCGCCACTGGCTGGGATGATCTCAGATCGTCTGGGAAGTCGCAAACGCCCGTATATCGTCACGCAGGTGTTAACTACGCTTGCTTGGCTATCGGTTCCTTTGTTTGGTGGGAAACCGCCACTGATTGTTGTGGGTATCGCATTTGGCTTGATCGGTCTTGGATCGGGTGCAAGCCTACTCACATTTGCAGTCGTTCGTGACCAGACGCCAAAGCGCAGAGTGGGAATCACATCAGGATTTGCAAATACCGGAGGATTTCTGAGTGCTGTTTTATTGCCGGTCTTGTATGGCACCGTGCTTGATATGGTTGGTGGCAATGGACGCCAGAGTACAGGTGCACATCCACATGCATTCTCTTTTGCACTTGCATTTCTTGTTCCAACACTTTTTAGTGCGATTGGCGTCGTAGGAAGCTTGTCGATTAAAGAGCGACATGCCTTTGGAGAACAAGACGAGTTAGAGTCAGATGTCGATCCTAGCACTGGCAGAGTATAG
- a CDS encoding peptide ABC transporter substrate-binding protein, with protein sequence MKLNKSMSVAIAMVTGTALLLTGCGSSSATPSTSTPSSSTPTAGGVINFAESPATQLNWFLPIVPSSNDTVNNDQLVVQLYKPMLWLNNNYSINWNSSIAKNITYNKAGTVYHIFLHKKWLWSNGQPVTSKDVLFSWNVIKAASSPNAPKPWPFVGAGTGEIPNGIQSVVANGNYEVTITLKKPANQQWFIYNGIIQLTPMPAAVWDIHKNMTKELTYLGENGANLMFDKVTDGPFVPVSATPSQSWVIAPNKNYPGHKSLVKKIVFDYEASSTAEFAALKTNQVNLGYLDPSQLGSAPALTSQGDKITSAYPFGIFWTEMNMYKGSPYASIFDHLYVRQALQMGLDNATIAKDIFKGYATPVDGPIPTVPATKYLDPSLATNPYPYNIQAAMQLLEKHGWKEVNGVMTKGSQQMKFPMIYVSGATSSTDAAELMQSDWAKMGVDVTLAGEPFANFISMTSDSTNHTWALANGSGWDYNGPGFYPTGGQLFATGAPSGTGFSNQEEDALIKATHQPYPTEQQTMSVFFKYEDYTAKILPFLWNENYAAIGVNAPNVHNTVKYADAATSLPQMQYWWVSSGN encoded by the coding sequence TTGAAACTTAATAAATCAATGTCTGTAGCTATTGCCATGGTAACCGGTACTGCCTTATTACTTACAGGGTGTGGTAGCAGTTCAGCAACGCCATCCACAAGTACACCGAGTTCTTCGACACCTACAGCAGGTGGAGTGATTAATTTTGCAGAGTCACCTGCAACACAACTTAACTGGTTTTTACCGATTGTCCCGTCTTCCAATGACACGGTCAATAACGATCAATTAGTTGTTCAATTATACAAACCAATGTTGTGGTTGAATAACAATTATTCGATCAATTGGAATTCGTCGATTGCGAAGAACATCACGTACAACAAAGCAGGAACTGTGTACCATATTTTCTTGCATAAAAAATGGCTGTGGTCAAACGGTCAACCTGTCACTTCAAAAGATGTACTGTTTTCATGGAATGTGATTAAAGCTGCATCATCTCCGAATGCTCCTAAACCGTGGCCATTTGTTGGTGCTGGAACTGGAGAAATTCCTAACGGCATTCAAAGTGTCGTGGCTAATGGCAATTATGAAGTGACGATTACACTGAAGAAGCCTGCTAACCAGCAATGGTTTATCTACAACGGCATTATCCAGTTGACTCCAATGCCTGCTGCAGTGTGGGATATTCATAAAAACATGACCAAAGAGCTTACCTATCTTGGGGAAAATGGCGCTAACCTCATGTTTGATAAAGTCACTGATGGACCATTTGTTCCTGTAAGTGCAACACCAAGTCAATCATGGGTCATTGCTCCAAACAAAAACTATCCTGGTCATAAGAGCCTTGTGAAGAAGATCGTCTTTGATTATGAAGCATCTTCGACAGCAGAGTTTGCAGCGCTAAAGACCAATCAAGTGAATTTGGGTTATCTTGATCCATCGCAATTGGGATCTGCTCCTGCACTTACGTCGCAGGGCGATAAGATTACTTCCGCGTATCCTTTTGGTATTTTCTGGACTGAGATGAATATGTACAAAGGTTCGCCTTACGCAAGTATTTTTGATCATTTATATGTACGTCAAGCGCTACAAATGGGTCTCGATAATGCAACGATTGCAAAAGACATATTTAAGGGTTATGCGACACCTGTTGACGGTCCAATCCCGACAGTGCCTGCAACGAAATACTTAGACCCAAGTCTAGCAACCAACCCCTATCCGTATAATATTCAAGCTGCTATGCAACTGCTTGAAAAACACGGTTGGAAAGAAGTCAATGGTGTGATGACCAAAGGCAGTCAACAAATGAAGTTCCCTATGATCTATGTATCAGGAGCGACTTCATCTACAGATGCAGCCGAGTTGATGCAAAGTGACTGGGCGAAAATGGGCGTCGATGTAACGCTTGCTGGCGAACCATTTGCTAACTTCATTAGTATGACAAGTGATAGCACCAATCATACATGGGCTCTTGCCAATGGATCTGGATGGGACTATAACGGTCCTGGCTTCTATCCTACAGGTGGTCAGCTCTTTGCTACAGGAGCACCATCTGGCACGGGATTCTCTAATCAAGAAGAAGATGCACTCATTAAAGCAACGCACCAACCTTATCCAACAGAACAACAAACGATGTCTGTCTTCTTTAAATACGAAGATTACACGGCAAAAATCTTACCGTTCCTTTGGAACGAAAACTATGCTGCTATCGGAGTTAATGCTCCTAACGTACACAACACAGTGAAGTATGCAGATGCAGCAACGAGCTTGCCACAAATGCAATACTGGTGGGTTTCGTCTGGTAACTAA
- a CDS encoding G1 family glutamic endopeptidase, translating into MGKVSTIIVSAMLSGGCLFSVPLATPVVTATAGMIHAPRIALKPNSSTSTSSYGWSSSNWSGYALSGTAGEYNSITGTWVVPTVQPSRGSTYSSSWIGIDGFNNSDLIQTGTEQDYYSGSAHYDSWWEILPASETVITTMTVKPGDQMSASIKNDDNGDWTITINDLTENESFTTTQAYSGPAESAEWIQEAPTIGGHVATLANYGETTFNPGTVNGGNPGFVVSDGGVMVQNRKQVSTPSVPDSDTDGFNVAYGSTAPAAPTS; encoded by the coding sequence TTGGGCAAAGTTTCAACGATCATTGTTTCTGCAATGCTATCAGGTGGTTGCCTATTTAGCGTACCACTCGCTACACCAGTTGTTACAGCGACTGCAGGTATGATCCACGCACCGCGAATTGCTCTTAAACCAAATAGTAGCACTTCAACAAGTAGCTACGGCTGGTCATCAAGTAACTGGTCTGGCTATGCACTTTCAGGAACTGCCGGAGAATACAATAGCATTACAGGCACTTGGGTAGTCCCCACTGTTCAACCAAGTCGCGGATCAACCTATTCTTCAAGTTGGATTGGCATCGATGGGTTTAATAACAGCGATCTAATCCAAACCGGCACAGAACAAGATTACTATAGTGGATCTGCACATTATGATTCATGGTGGGAGATTCTACCTGCCTCCGAAACTGTCATAACCACGATGACTGTAAAACCAGGCGATCAAATGAGTGCCTCTATTAAAAATGATGACAACGGGGATTGGACGATTACTATCAATGATCTCACAGAAAATGAGTCCTTTACAACCACGCAAGCATACTCTGGCCCTGCAGAATCCGCCGAGTGGATTCAAGAAGCGCCCACCATCGGTGGACATGTCGCCACGTTAGCAAATTACGGAGAGACCACATTCAACCCAGGTACAGTAAACGGAGGTAATCCAGGATTTGTCGTAAGTGACGGTGGCGTGATGGTACAAAACAGAAAACAAGTATCCACTCCATCCGTTCCAGATAGTGACACTGACGGATTTAATGTTGCCTATGGTTCTACTGCTCCTGCCGCACCGACTTCCTAA
- a CDS encoding ABC transporter permease yields MLKFIVRRILQSIPTLIGITLISFAMIHIAPGNPVRLLLGNHYTIDRAAALTKQLGLNKPLWDQYLIWVGNLLQGNLGISYVYNEPVTTLILQAMPHTLIIVVVAVVAAHLFAVFIGSVQAYYKDSWFDQVATVVNYFLYSMPSFWLGVLLVILFSITLGWLPSGGIVNNQLANPGFIDWVRHLILPSATLFLVSVAAWARYMRSSMWDSLLQDYARTARMKGASEFRVVFVHALRNSILPLITLFGLSLPALLSGALFVEEIFNYPGMGLLFWDAVLSRDYPIIMGVTIFIGVITLVGNLLADILYGIADPRIQYK; encoded by the coding sequence ATGTTGAAGTTTATCGTTCGGCGGATCCTACAGTCGATCCCGACTTTGATCGGTATCACGCTGATCAGTTTTGCGATGATTCACATCGCGCCAGGGAATCCTGTTCGTTTGCTCTTGGGCAATCATTACACGATTGATCGTGCGGCTGCGTTAACTAAACAGCTAGGGTTAAACAAACCACTTTGGGATCAGTATCTAATTTGGGTAGGTAATCTGCTACAAGGAAATCTAGGAATTTCATATGTGTATAATGAACCGGTGACTACGCTTATCTTGCAAGCGATGCCACATACGTTGATCATTGTTGTAGTGGCTGTTGTAGCTGCCCATTTATTTGCGGTTTTTATCGGTTCGGTACAGGCATACTATAAAGATTCCTGGTTTGATCAAGTGGCTACTGTCGTTAACTACTTTCTTTATTCGATGCCGAGTTTTTGGTTGGGTGTTTTATTGGTGATCTTGTTTTCCATTACGCTTGGATGGTTACCGTCCGGCGGAATTGTAAATAATCAACTTGCTAACCCAGGCTTCATTGATTGGGTGCGGCATTTGATATTACCATCGGCTACTCTTTTCTTAGTATCTGTAGCTGCTTGGGCACGGTACATGCGTTCCTCGATGTGGGATTCACTTTTGCAGGATTATGCGCGAACTGCACGGATGAAAGGTGCATCTGAATTTCGGGTGGTATTTGTCCATGCTTTGCGTAACTCCATTCTGCCGTTGATCACATTGTTTGGGTTATCTCTACCTGCATTACTGAGCGGTGCTCTATTTGTGGAAGAGATCTTCAATTATCCAGGTATGGGTTTACTGTTTTGGGACGCCGTTTTATCGCGAGATTATCCGATTATCATGGGCGTGACCATTTTTATCGGTGTGATCACACTGGTAGGCAATTTGCTAGCGGATATTCTGTATGGCATTGCTGATCCACGTATTCAATATAAGTAA